CGGCCGGATCCAGCGCGAGGGCACGCTGAACGGCGTCTCCCTCGACGACATCAGCGAGGTCCGCCGGGGCCAGCGGTTCGCGTTCGTCATGGACACCCGGCTCTGCGACGGCGTCCACGCCCTCGCGGACGGCGTCGACATGCTCGTCATCGAGTCGACCTTCCTCGACGAGGACGAGCAACTCGCGGTGGAGCACGGTCACCTGACGGCAGGTCAGGCCGCGAAGGTCGCGCGGGACGCCGGCGTACGGCATCTCGTGCTCACCCACTTCAGCCAGCGCTACTCGGACCCGGACGAGTTCGAGCGGCAGGCCCGGGCCGCCGGGTACGAGGGCGAGCTGACCGTGGCCCATGACCTGCTGCGGGTGCCGGTTCCGAAACGGCGATAGAGCAGCCGTACGATGCTTTGATGTCCCTCCCCAAAGCTGAACTGCACCTGCACATCGAAGGCACCCTGGAGCCGGAGCTGGCGTTCGAGCTGGCCGCGCGCAACGGCGTCGAGCTGCCGTACGCCTCCACGGACGAGCTCCGCAAGGCGTACGACTTCGAGGACCTCCAGTCCTTTCTGAACCTGTACTACGAGCTCATGGCCGTCCTGCGCACCGAGCGGGACTTCGAGGACCTGGCGAACGCGTATCTCGCCCGAGCCGCGGTGCAGGGGGTGCGGCACGCGGAGATCTTCTTCGACCCGCAGGCGCATGCCGTGCGGGGTGTGGAGATGGGGACGGTCGTCGAGGGGCTGTGGCGGGCGCTGGGCCGCAGTGCGGAGCGGCACGGTGTCACCACCCAGCTGATCATGTGCTTCCTGCGGGACGAGTCCGCGGAGTCGGCGATGGAGACGCTCGAGGCCGCGAAGCCGTATCTCGACCGGATCGTGGGCGTCGGGCTCGACTCCGCCGAGGTGGGGCATCCGCCGGTGAAGTTCCGTGAGGTGTACGAGGCCGCCGCCGCGCTGGGGCTGCGGCGGGTGGCTCACGCCGGGGAGGAGGGGCCGCCGGAGTACATCGTCGAGGCGCTGGATGTGCTCGGGGTGGAGCGGGTCGACCACGGGTTGCGGTGTGTGGAGTCGCCGGAGCTGGTGGCTCGTCTGGTGCGGGATCGCGTGCCGCTGACCTTGTGCCCCTTGTCCAACGTGCGGCTTCGGACGGTTGATGTGCTGGGGGATCATCCGTTGCCGGCGATGCTGGATGCGGGGCTTCTGTGCACGGTGAACTCTGACGATCCGGCGTATTTCGGGGGGTACGCGGGGGACAACTTCGAGGCGGTGCGCTCGGCGCTGGGCCTGGGCGAAGAGCGGTTGCGGGAGTTGGCCCGGAACTCCTTCCTTGCGTCCTTCCTTGAGCATGATGAGGAGCTGCGGGCTCGGTATCTGGCGGAAGTTGATGCGTACGAGTTCTGAGGTGCGTTGTCGGGTGCGGGTGCTTCGTGGCTTGTCGCGCAGTTCCCCGCGCCCCTAAGTGCCCTCAAGCAGCCGTT
Above is a window of Streptomyces griseorubiginosus DNA encoding:
- a CDS encoding adenosine deaminase, encoding MSLPKAELHLHIEGTLEPELAFELAARNGVELPYASTDELRKAYDFEDLQSFLNLYYELMAVLRTERDFEDLANAYLARAAVQGVRHAEIFFDPQAHAVRGVEMGTVVEGLWRALGRSAERHGVTTQLIMCFLRDESAESAMETLEAAKPYLDRIVGVGLDSAEVGHPPVKFREVYEAAAALGLRRVAHAGEEGPPEYIVEALDVLGVERVDHGLRCVESPELVARLVRDRVPLTLCPLSNVRLRTVDVLGDHPLPAMLDAGLLCTVNSDDPAYFGGYAGDNFEAVRSALGLGEERLRELARNSFLASFLEHDEELRARYLAEVDAYEF